In Cololabis saira isolate AMF1-May2022 chromosome 1, fColSai1.1, whole genome shotgun sequence, the following proteins share a genomic window:
- the LOC133449621 gene encoding zinc finger protein 239-like — MLIQDQDQNQNQDQESSSRTKADSSSAGLQEPPGRQASGLEVRRSRRLEPPGHQASTSGASRSKKHKAKERTKSYCCDRRDKVLTTSPGLKVRKRIHTEEKLYRCDQCGSAFTQKGSLRSHQRIHTGEKPYKCDQCEAAFTRQGNLRSHQRIHTGDKPYRCDQCGAAFTQQGNLRSHQRIHTGDKPYKCDQCGAAFTQLDHLRSHQRIHTGDKPYRCDQCGAAFTQQDHLRSHQRIHTGDKPYRCDQCGAAFTEQGNLRRHQRIHTGDKPYRCDQCGAAFTEQGNLKRHQLSHTGDKPYRCDQCGAAFTQQGNLRRHQRIHTG, encoded by the exons GAGCCACCGGGACGTCAAGCCTCTGGGTTGGAGGTGCGCCGGAGCAGGCGACTGGAGCCACCGGGACACCAAGCATCAACATCTGGGGCCAGTCGTTCAAAG aaacataaagccAAAGAGAGAACCAAGAGTTACTGCTGTGATAGGAGGGATAAAGTCCTCACCACTTCACCAGGTCTGAAGGTCCGAAAGAGGATTCATACTGAAGAGAAGctgtacagatgtgatcagtgtgggtcagcttttacccaaaaaggtagtctaaggagtcatcagcgtattcacactggagaaaagccgtacaaatgtgatcagtgtgaggcagcttttacccgacaaggtaatctaaggagtcatcagcgtattcacactggggataagccttacagatgtgatcagtgtggggcagcttttacccaacaaggtaatctaaggagtcatcagcgtattcacactggggataagccgtacaaatgtgatcagtgtggggcagcttttacccaactagatcatctaaggagtcatcagcgtattcacactggggataagccttacagatgtgatcagtgtggggcagcttttacccaacaagatcatctaaggagtcatcagcgtattcacactggagataagccttacagatgtgatcagtgtggggcagcttttaccgaacaaggtaatctaaggcgtcatcagcgtattcacactggggataagccttacagatgtgatcagtgtggagcagcttttaccgaacAAGGTAATCTAAAGCGTCATCAGCTTAgtcacactggggataagccttacagatgtgatcagtgtggggcagcttttacccaacaaggtaatctaaggcgtcatcagcgtattcacaccgGATAA